AATAGGATAACTTAATGTAACAAGCTATAGTTTTCAGGTTTCTAACCCACCGTAGCTACTATTTTTGTAATTATAATTCGTAGCTATATTTTACCTGTTTCGCGTGTATACGAGTGTATTCGGTCCAAAATACAGTCAGtcaaatacatatgtatataaatcagTCAAACAACATATTAAGTTAAATACTCTACTTTGTCAAAATACAGTCAGtcaaatacatatgtatatagatTAGTCAAGCAACACATTATATATCTAGTTTGCCCAAACATACAGTCAATCAAATATATATACCTTATAGTTGTTGTAAATACAAATACCTTATAGCTACGATTTGTAATAAAATTAAAGTATAGTTATCATACTTAAATGCTTCTTATATGTTAGCTACACCACGTAAAAACCCCATAATAACTAACAGCCAGCTGGTTACATAAGCCAAAAGGTGCCTTATCTATGTTCCATTGTTATTTTACCCCAAAAAAGTAATTTCCGCTTGGCATTTAACATGAATTGACTTAATACAATAGCTATCCTAAACCATAATACTACTTTCCCCTATCAACCACATAGAAAGTGCCACATCAACCATAATCGATCCTTATGATTCTAGGCGTTTAAAATAAGAAAAGGGCTAAGCACAATTCACATGATGCTAAATAAAGGCACTCATTATCCTCTTGACTCCATTAAGCAAAAGGACCCTGCTGATATTGACtaccgtctcaaattatttattataattatttaaaataattaagtcaaattatttatcatttaaaaacttcaagaaaaaattaattaatttcattttatccttaataaaattttatcaataattgagatgacacacataaatagagtaaatatttaatgGCTAGATATTATAATTTAAACATAAATAAGAATAAAGTAGTCAAAACACCCTCcaaattaatatttcttaataggcgtgtaaaaataaaaaaaaaggacaaataaTTTGAGTCGGAGAGAGCAACCTGTTGCAATCCTATCAAAGTCTATTTCGTCACAGCCAAATTTTCTCTCCTGGAAAATAAAGCTGACAAGCATGTCAGAAATTGGAAAACAGAGACAGCCGTCAACAAAGACCGCAAAATAAAATTCCACAAGAATGTTGAGAAATGGAAATGCAACTCTTCTTTGCACAAGAGTAACAGTTTAACCACGAATACAAAATGCATTGAACATGGAACTTTATCCTGACTGGGTAAAATTTCTTGAACCCGTGATATAATAAATTCCAGGATGTGCTATAATACACTCAGCACTGGATATTACATTAAATATTTGAGAATCTCATCTCTTCTTTTGTCAAACAAGCAAGGATATACCAATCATAACATCAAATCAGCAAAACACAAGTCGCGGTCAGAAAAAAGACAGGAAGATTAACGCCAAATAGTGAGGATTCCAGTAGAAAAGAATTCAAGATTTCTTCAGAAATGGAATTATGATATACTTGTCCACTCAAGACATCTTTGTCCTCCAAACAGATGCTACATTTGTCTCAGAGCTGAAGTACATTGTAGCTGTTAAAATTCTTCAAAATAGCCCAGCAAATGAAAATCAAACCAATTGGTTCTTCCGTTTTATTTCTAAATAACAGATGAACACACAGAATCCACGCCACAGGAGGATCCCAAAAACTGCTCATTAGGCTAATTAGTAGCCCCAgtaatcatttcgaatttcatcATCAAATTTCTTCTTTAACTCAGGATGCTTCGCAAAGTACTCTTCTGCAGTCATGGTACTGAGTTTGTTCTGTAAATCAAAACAGAGCTACGATTAAATACGCATATTGAGGAAGAGAAATAACTTGATATGTTTATCTGGAGGTAAAGGAAATTAAGCGGCAGCTCTGCATCACCTTCAACTCTTGCACTTCAGCAACTTCCTTTTCTAATCTTTCAGATTCCTTAAGAGATTGCTTCTCAGCTTCTTTCAGTTCCACCAACTGcagttttgttttgaaaaaaaatcatTAAACAATTTCCGGAACATGAAACTTTTAACTATATCTTTGGAACATGGAATTTTAATTTAGCATCAACACTTCTAGAACATGCACACAATATAAGAGGAAACAAGAACATAGGTCTCTATTGTAAGTATCAAATCTGATGAAACATGACAGCCAATTAAAAATCTAGATTTGAAACATGTAAATTCACAAGATGATTCTTGTATTTATCTCATTTTGTTAAATAACTTCAACCTACTTTGCCTTTTGTTCCATTTGAAGAAGTTGATCCCTTTCTGTAAGTAGCTGACTACAGACTACCCCTCTTAAAGAATTCAATTAGCACAGAAGTAAGAGTTCAGAGTAAGGACTTCAGTTCAGAGTATTCGTTCAATTGATAGGACTCTATTTTACAACTAACTTGGCGCACTTAGACTATTTCACGGGGCACCCGCTGTCCCCCACCGGCACATGTACCAGGTAACTGTATCCACCAAGGTTTAGGCAGATGGGAAAAAGTTActtagcaaattttttttttgtctccgCTAGGATTTGAAATCCAGTCTCTAAAGTTTTCATCCACTTCATTGATCGCTAGCCCACACCCTTgcgtgtattttttttttttttactcaccaTTATACTAGAACGGCATCTATCCTACAACTAATTATCCCACCAGTATAAAacagaaataaaataataaggaaACAAAAAAGAAATTACAAGACCAAAAGATCAGTGAAGAGGAGAGAGTAGTATCATGATTTCCCTTACCAAGGCATCAAACTTGGGTTTGTATTGAGGAGTAACTGTGTCCTCAAACTTGGGGATCTCAATGCCTGCAAGACAACATAGTTCAAATCACTAGCTCTAGACGAGGATATTTGAAGGAGTAACGTCACATATATAAGTTGAATCACAGTAAACTAGCTTCAGATAATTGTAATTGCTTCTTTCAATCTATATTAAGCAGGACCTCCATGACAGAAGGAATTGCATATAAACAAGGCTATCTAGACTTCAAACAATCAAAAATTTCAACTGAATACAAAGAAAATTTACAGGAGACAGGTAGGTGAAATTTAGCCCATGAAAAAACAACCCACCTTACCCGCACAGGTTAGGATGGATTGGCTTGGGCAGGGCATATATTCATTGGCGGGTCATTTTGGTAAAAGATTGCAAGAAAAAATCAGATTAAAGAGGGTAGCTCAA
The sequence above is a segment of the Lycium barbarum isolate Lr01 chromosome 6, ASM1917538v2, whole genome shotgun sequence genome. Coding sequences within it:
- the LOC132600797 gene encoding ATP synthase subunit d, mitochondrial-like, which codes for MSGTVKKIADVTFKAGRTIDWEGMAKLLVTDEAKKEFSNLRRAFDDVNSQLQTKFSQEPEPINWEYYRKGIGSRLVDMYKEAYESIEIPKFEDTVTPQYKPKFDALLVELKEAEKQSLKESERLEKEVAEVQELKNKLSTMTAEEYFAKHPELKKKFDDEIRNDYWGY